The Halorussus gelatinilyticus genome contains the following window.
CTTAGCATGTACAAACGGGTCAGACTCAAGGATACGGTCGAGGTTCCCCCAGAACACCTCGCGGACGTGACGCCGAACTTAGTGAAGAAGCTCCTGCAGGACAAGCTGGAGGGGCGGATGGACGAGGACGTTGGAAGCGTCGTCAGCGTCGTGAACGTCAACGACATCGGCGACGGTGCGGTCCTGCCGAACCGACCGGGCGTCTACTACGAGGCCGATTTCGACGCGGTCACGTACGACCCCCAGATGCAGGAAGTGGTGGACGGAGAGATAGTGGAAGTGGTCAACTTCGGTGCCTTCGTCGGCATCGGGCCGGTAGACGGCCTGCTCCACGTCTCCCAGATCTCCGACGAGTACCTCGCCTACGACGAGGAGGGCCAGATGCTCGCCTCCCGCGAGTCGAACCGCACGCTCGGCGTCGGCGACTCGGTGCGGGCGCGCATCGTCACCAAGAGCATCGACGAGCGCAACCCCCGCGAGAGCAAGATCGGGCTGACGGCGAAGCAGGTCGGACTCGGCAAGCACGGCTGGCTGAAAGAAGAGCGCGAGAAACGACAAGCGACCACTGAGAGTGAGTAACGATGGCCAGTGACCGCCTCGCCTGCCGCGAATGTCACGCCGTGGTCGAACCCGACGAGGACACCTGTCCCATCTGTGGCTCGACCAGTCTCACCGAGGACTGGGCCGGCTACGTCATCATCGCCCACCCCGACGAGAGCCAGATCGCCGAGGAGATGGAAGTAACCAAGCCGGGCAAGTACGCGCTGAAGGTCCGATAGGGCCGTGAGCGACGTTCTCGTCACGTTGCCCGCCGAGATGCGCGGGGAACTCAAGGAGCCGATGGGGCCGATTTTCACCGACGCCGAGCGCCTGCTGGACGCGGCTGGCGACCCGCTCGTCGCCGTCGGCGACGTCGTGACCTACCACCTCGAACGCGCCGGGGTCCTCCCGGACGTCGCGGTCGTGGACGGCCTGACCAAGCGCGAGGAGGTCGCCGACGACGTTGCCGAGGGCGTCGCCCGACTCGGCGGCGAGACCCGCGAGGTCCGCGTCGAGAATCCCGCGGGAACCGTCTCCCGGGGGTTGGTCGAGGCCCTCCGAGACGCCATCTCGGACCCGGAGCCGACGCTGCTCGTGGTCGAAGGCGAGGAGGACCTCGTGACGCTCCCCGCAATCGTTGCCGCGCCGCTCGGCGCGAGCGTCGTCTACGGCCAACCCGACGAGGGGATGGTGCTGGCCGACGTGACCGACGAGTCGAAGGCCGAGATGCGTGACCTACTGAGCAGGATGGAGGGCGATTCGGACGCGCTGTTCGAGATTCTGGACGCGGCGTAGCGTCGGACCGCCGTCGAATACGGATATTCTACCGCGAGTAAACGACCGATAGCGCGGCGCAAAGCGCCGCGATTGGTGAGGGTGTGAAACCGCGAACCGGGGAGCGAGCGAACCACGGAACTTTCGAACGAGCGCCCTCGCGCTCGTGAGGGGTTGGACGACTTTTATCAACCGTTTGTAAGGGAGCGAGCGCCCGAGTCTGCGACTCGGGCGCGACCGGCCGCTGGAAAAGGTTGTTCGTAATCCTTTTACAGGCTACGTGGCCAAGTAGTGAGTAACTGAGCGATACACATGGAAGTCGAAATCCTCTCCGAGGAGCAGAATCCGATGCTCCACCGGTCCGAAGTGCGGTTCCAGATCGTCCACGACGAAGCGACCCCCTCGCGGCTGTCGGTCCGCGACAGCCTCGCGGCGAAGCTCGATAAGGATTCGAGCGAGGTCGTCGTCCACGAGATGAACACCAAGTTCGGCATGCGCAAGACCGTCGGCTACGCGAAGGTCTACGACAGCCCCGAACACGCCCGCGACGTCGAGCAGGACTACATGCTCGAACGCAACAAGATCTCCGCAGACACTGACGCCGAGGCAGAGGCCGAGGCGGAGGAGGCCGAATAATGGCACGAAACGAGTACTACAACGACGACGGCACGACCGACAAAGAACAGTGTACCCGGTGTGGCGACGCGTTCCTCGCCGACCACGACGACCGCCTCCACTGCGGTCGCTGTGGGTATACCGAGTGGAAGTAGCGAATGCGCGTCCTCGGAATCGAGGGCACCGCGTGGGCGGCCAGCGCGGCCGTGTACGACGACGCGGCTGACGCGGCCGACGCGACCGATTCGATTTTTATCGAGACCGACGCCTACCAACCGGACAGCGGCGGGATTCACCCGCGAGAGGCCGCCGAACACATGAGCGACGCGATTCCGAAGGTCGTGGAGACGGCCCTGGACGCGGCCGACGGCCCCATCGACGCCGTCGCCTTCTCGCGCGGTCCCGGTCTCGGTCCCTGCCTGCGGACGGTCGGCACCGCGGCGCGCGCGCTGGCTCAGACGCTGGACGTGCCGTTGGTCGGCGTCAACCACATGGTCGCGCACCTCGAAATCGGTCGCCAGCAGTCGGGATTCGACTCGCCGGTCTGCCTGAACGCCTCGGGCGCGAACGCCCACG
Protein-coding sequences here:
- a CDS encoding DNA-directed RNA polymerase yields the protein MYKRVRLKDTVEVPPEHLADVTPNLVKKLLQDKLEGRMDEDVGSVVSVVNVNDIGDGAVLPNRPGVYYEADFDAVTYDPQMQEVVDGEIVEVVNFGAFVGIGPVDGLLHVSQISDEYLAYDEEGQMLASRESNRTLGVGDSVRARIVTKSIDERNPRESKIGLTAKQVGLGKHGWLKEEREKRQATTESE
- the spt4 gene encoding transcription elongation factor subunit Spt4 — encoded protein: MASDRLACRECHAVVEPDEDTCPICGSTSLTEDWAGYVIIAHPDESQIAEEMEVTKPGKYALKVR
- a CDS encoding GTP-dependent dephospho-CoA kinase family protein, whose protein sequence is MRGELKEPMGPIFTDAERLLDAAGDPLVAVGDVVTYHLERAGVLPDVAVVDGLTKREEVADDVAEGVARLGGETREVRVENPAGTVSRGLVEALRDAISDPEPTLLVVEGEEDLVTLPAIVAAPLGASVVYGQPDEGMVLADVTDESKAEMRDLLSRMEGDSDALFEILDAA
- a CDS encoding 30S ribosomal protein S24e; the protein is MEVEILSEEQNPMLHRSEVRFQIVHDEATPSRLSVRDSLAAKLDKDSSEVVVHEMNTKFGMRKTVGYAKVYDSPEHARDVEQDYMLERNKISADTDAEAEAEAEEAE
- a CDS encoding 30S ribosomal protein S27ae translates to MARNEYYNDDGTTDKEQCTRCGDAFLADHDDRLHCGRCGYTEWK